From the Juglans microcarpa x Juglans regia isolate MS1-56 chromosome 3D, Jm3101_v1.0, whole genome shotgun sequence genome, the window CTCTGATAAGCAATCCAGCTGAAGTCCACTTCTCCTGATTGCTTTTAACTGCACTGACCACTGATAAAACATCCCCTTAAAATTGCACTTTTTTTAACCCCAGTTCGATACACAACATTATGGCTTTAAGGATAGCAAGTGTTTCACCCAACTAAGGATCTGGAAAAAACTCACGAGCTGATCTTAGTGTAGCAATTACTGTGCCTTCCAACCTTGCAACCTTGCCATGGATTTTGTCGATGACAGCATCCCAATTAATCTTGTATGTATCATGTGGAGGGGCTACCCATTTTCTCATGTCTCATTTCCATTTTGGGGATTCTTGATTGCAATACACAGTTTCTcttctattgtttttatttattttctttcaaataacaCATACTATGATAGAGATAATGCATCGAAAACATTAAAGTGGATCTAAGTGCGCCTCTGCccagaaatgagagagagagagagagagcatgtgCCAAAGTAGTGTAAGAAAGTGTGTAATGGCTATGAGAGCCCTGGTGACTGTAGTGGAAAAGGGTAATGAGGGGCACATACTCCAACTtgaattcatttattattatcatcttcCACAGCTTTTATCCCAACCTTttctattcttcattttttttttaaatgttttgtcCTTTCCTTTCACCAACCTGAGACTGATTCCTGAGATTTCCCAAGCCAAGTTGGTTGATTTCTTGGATCAAATCATCTCagttgttctttcttttttcttttcttttcatgcttGGAATGCACTAGAGATAGTGAAACGGGTAGGAGAATGGACATTTCAGGGGCCCTACATGGCTGGCCTATTTACTGATATCCACACAAACAAGGGGGCAGCCAACCATGCTGATCACCAGCCTGGTCCCTGCATTCAAAGATTATTAGCATAGCATATCTATCCAGATGAATATGCTCCATCCCTTCCCTCAGGGAAAGTGAACTGTTCTTGCAGCACTTCTACATACACAGCTGTTGCTGCCTGTTGGTGCATGGCATCAAATATTGATTATAGATTTGGACGTTGGGAGTAGAGATCAGAGAAAGTACAGATCATCAAAGGGCAGGGTTATGAAAAgtaaatgatttatacaattaGTCTAAACTGTTTAAATTTTGCGTATTCTTTATACAAGTTAATCTTAACTCATATAAGCTCGAGTCTGAGCacgatttattttttaattttatacaagACAATATTAACTCATATAAGCTCAAATTTGAGTacgatttatttttttaggtttggtttggatagtgagttgagatgaaataaaagttaaaaattgaataaaatattattttgtaatattattattattttaagatttgaaaaaattaaattgtttattgtattttgtgtagaaatttataaaaattgtaatgataagatgatatgagatgggttgagactctcaatccaaactgagcctTAAAAATGTGTAAGTTGGAACAAAAACATagatctatttaaaatatcaatCCTGCTTATATAAATTAAGCTCAATTCGACTTGTATAAATTCatacaaattctttttcattgtttttattataatgtTACTTTAATTTTGTAACAAAAGCGTTTTAATTGTTTAAAAAGACGAaagatgtatatataataaattataaaaccatAGCTTAAAAGTTAACTAAGTAACTtgtgaagatttaaaaataaatgaattaatcGCGAAAACAGAGAGAAATTAGTTTAAAGATAAGCTTGAATTAAACTCGTGTTCAATACTAAACTCTGCACAACTTGATTAAAGTCCCAATCTAGTTAGTAAACACATGAACAGAAGACGACATGACTCTCAGCGTCCTAAGGTACTTCCAATGTGTATAGGCAAATGTCACTGAACTAAGACAGGTTGAAGAGCATGCATACATGCAGGGGACCATTTTCGAAATCAAGACCACTGCAATGCAGGCTGCAGCTAATTTGGAGGACCACCCCACGTTGAATTTCTCAAAAGAAAGTCGAATATTGCTACTTTGTAGGCGTACACATCCTATTCTGAAATAGTTTTGTACGAGTGGATATACTCTCCATCCAAATacatacaatttattttattttaaataacttcacttttttttcatcttaactcaatacTGTTCGttgataaaacttttttttattattctattactACAATAACAAATCAATTACGATgagattcattatttttttttttctcataaaaaaaattaaatatatctcaacttattttttacatccAAATATATCTCAATAGATTTAACAAAACTCACTATTCTTAGCATCAAAATAGAACTACAGTGTAACCGGGGGAGTGACTACCTGTCCAAGGGTCCATGTATACTCTATTTAGTTATGCATTTTaggtgagataaaatgagatgttttattgaaaattgaataaaatattgttacaatataattttttttattttagaatttgaaaaagttgaattgtttattgtattttgtgtgtgaggttaaaaaaattgtaataattatagagaaatgatagttgcagtcatgagtGTACAAGCGCTgcacaatcactttaaaaaaagtgaataaatactggattaacatgaaaaaaattaattttttaatagtagatcccactctttttcaaaacgattgcatgGTGCTTACACACTCcacgattgtatgtagtattactcataattatatgagataagatgatatatatatataatttaattttgtgtaaccaaaatAGCAGGGGAAAACAATTTGTCATTTCACATGAAACAACATtcatttctttggttttttggCCCTCtcagagcattagtattggtctatgcatatgcatatgcatatgtaaaatcacatcttttgcaTATCCATTTTGCCATTCAAGCAAAACTTTCACATTagtttatgcatatttgagacaagagttttgctatgcacaagcaagtttgcgtaccaatttgcgtactaatgttgttgccttcatattctaaattcaaattagcacgttttcaataaaatctactttctgaccaatcatattaaatatgTGTACGTATTAGTGCACATAAtcacttacaattagattttttccttgagacaaaataataaaaattattattattaattttttttctaaaatgaattatatatatatattttgcaattagcatctATTaaatacatttgacattaataatacaaatgcaataataaaaaatataatttttttatatattatatttaaaatacaataaaatgcaaaaatatatatatatataatatattataataataaaataaatttgcatgtgaatgtttgttgtgttgttgaggAAGGGAGAAGAGGAAATGATTATGAGAAAGAGAGTAGGAGgatagagaaataattaataaaataacatttgaaaagTGAATAGTTGATCTCTAAATTTGTATAGATACTATTTATAACTATGTAAAAATATACAGAATATGAAggaatttaaactcatattatgcaaatatgattttgtatatgtatatgtataatctaatgtgaatgCTCTCATAAAGGAAAACTGTCCTCACGACGTCACACCCTCACACGGTCACTGCAAAACGGAAAGCAGCCTGCGCACGTGAGAGCTTATtgcaaaaactgaaaaaacGATCACCCAAAAAATAGATTCACCGACTCAATTCCATTTCATTCAATTGCACTTTTAACATGCGTGTgtctcactttaaaaaaaaaaaaacatgcgtATGTCTCAcgcatttatttttaaataaatggtaaatttagaatatacataaaaaaaaaaaaaaaaaaaaatctactcataAGCCTAGACACCActccttttattatttttttaaaattttttttctcttatcaaatatatgatatatagataataagtagaataattcaattattttaagaagaataaaacaaaaatttttttttaaaaaaaaaatatgacgtATGGTGTGTAGTTTGTGGAGTTTATAAATAGCAAagctaaaaaaaatcataaatttctcTCTTACGAAAAgtttatatattctaaaattatatcaaacGTTACTGATTCAACTTTAATACAGAATTTAATTTGCCTACGTAACCAAATTTAGTAATTTCAAACctatttcaattcattcaatacgatatttttttttctttaagaaatatTTAGCTACAAAATATACTACATAAACataccaatttataaatttatttttataaaatttatgcaGCCCTaacttctcatattttttttttttgtattaaaagtATTCAAGGAAATTGCTAGTAACGATAAAGTCGATTTTTTCTCTCTAGTAAAGCTGGAAAGTGGAAAGGGAATATTTTctaagaaaggaaagaaagctAGTATTATTTAGATAGTTTAACTgctcattttaattaatattaaggaaattaCACTCTTAACTCTTAAGGTTTTGTTTGCTTATACAAACCAGATAATACGAaacgagatgagataaaaaatttataaataataatgaaattatttgtgaatagtagtgaaatgatttgaattaaaatttttatagagttttgagaaatgaaggagaaaaagttaaaaaaaaaattataaagttaaaataagattataatctaattttttaatattatttatgttttagaatttgaaaaaattgaattatttttaaaattttgtttagaagtttaaaaaaattataataattagataaaaaaattaaaaatttgaaattaaaaaatatttatatttaaatgttgtttgaatgttaagaagAGACGAGACTAGACTATACTAGAGGAGaggagatgaaataaaatggagTGAAAGTATTTGAAAGGTTCGTTAACCAGGCCTTGGAAATTTTTAGAATTGTTCTTGGTCTTTGTTTTCTTGGTAGGCATTTATGTGGCCGGAAAATACTTAGGAAAGCGTAAGTAAATATGAAACAGCGTATGAATATGGTCGAGTCGCATACAGCAGTACGGTTTCCGAAAGCAGAAAGGGTCCAAACCCAAACCCAGCCTAAACCCCTTCAAAGACGATAACCGAAATTCTTctgtgttttcttcttctctctctttctgcgTGGGCTTTGGTCAAATGCTACACGGGAATACGGTAACTATAAATACGTAGATCTAACCATGCCAATTTCCTTCACTTTAATTCAAGTCTAGGGACCGACCGTAGAGCACCAGACGAGTTTTCAAATGACTGTCCCCAGGGAGTCTTCTCATGGTTTCCGCGATGGTGGTGTTCCAACCATCAGAGATTTAATCTGCCACGCAGGTTCCGGTGCCTCCGCCGGTTAGTTTTACCTtttctctcttccatttttGGGCTCAATTGGCTAGGGTTTCAATTTGTTCTGTTCGCTTTCTGGCATTTCTTATGCACGCCTCACAAAGTttgttgttttaattgtatTGCATTTGGTTCGTTTGCTTTATCCAGGGGCGATTGCGGCGACCTTTATGTGCCCGTTGGATGTGATCAAGACAAGGCTACAGGTCCATGGCCTCCCTCCTGGCCACAGAGGTATGCTACTGCCAGATTACTCCCGTACCTCTTTGACATATTTTGTTAAATTAGCGGTCAGCTGGAGCTTTTAGTTGGACAGTTTATATTCAAGTAGCGAACTAGCAATGCTGTTAGCGTTTCAGGGTGTGTTTCCTATTAAGAGATATTTGAACGAACACACACCGGTTGTCTTGAAATGTTTGCACATAAAAAGTTTCTGGATTTGTTacttttaaaggaaaaaattgtGTTGATACAAATACGCGATgttctgaaaattttgaaatttgaaattgtgaatTTTAACGTTTTAAATTGACATATTTGGGATGATTACATGCAATGTGATGTATTATGGTCTGACGCTTTGAGCATCAATTTATGCTGCTAACTAGTTGTACTAGCCGCATGACCTTAAAGCAGCTCTCAGAACTTAAAATCAAATGTTCAATGGTTTGAAAACCTTGTACTCTTATGCTATAATCACTTCCTTTTTCCTCTTGGCCCTGCTCCTCAAGTGGTATTCCTCTCAGTGCTGATAAGGTACTTCTCTTTTGGGGTTAAATTATcaataataaactcaaaaatctATGTGAAACTCTTATCGATTGATCATGGGAGCTTCTgacaaatttcaaacaaaaaactgaACTATATGAAGATTGGTAACATTACTATCACTTTGAAGGgatatttatgcattttatCCATTGCTTATTATAGGATCATTTCTAATAGTTTCTATGCTTAGTAACTTGTGACCATTATTCATGCTTTCCTTTTTGGTATACACTCAGGTAGTGTCATTGTCACAAGCCTAAAGGACATATTAAGGACTGAAGGTTTCAGGGGATTGTATCGTGGCCTTTCACCTACAATAGTAGCGTTACTTCCAAACTGGGCGGTGAGTACTACTTTCATTGACTTATATCCAGATGATAATTCCTCAGATTCTTATTTACGCATTTAAAGTTAAGTCTTTGTAATTACCCCGATTGAGGATATGAAGGTGGTAAATGAGACCCCACATTGCCTGGGAGAGAGAAGTTCTTGCCCCTTGTAATGATTTCAAGGTGCTTCAATTGTAACATTgatagtcattttggagtataaacACATATATGTCATGGGATTTGCTTGGGTTGTTACAGTATTGGactctatttttgttttatgagaTCATTTGTTAAATCTCTTTATGGGCAGCTTTTTAGGATGcatatcatattattaataGAGATAAGTGAAAGCAGTATTAAGAATAAGACTCAAGATGTACTATAAAAATTGTCCTTCGCTTGTAAGAAACTTCTAGTTAGAAAAAAATTCCTATTAAATTTTGTCAGTGGCTGTAAAGTGTGGTCCGATCTTTCATATGTTTCTTTTCTAATATAGTAATCAGATCAGAAAGGGAATGCCATGTAATTAGCTGCCACTTTGGCAGTCATCCTGTTGGTTCCTGCAACTTGAATCCACATGGGGGgagtagattttttatttttatttttaaaaatgattagaATACTCTTGTATGCAGTTCTCTGTATAGCTAGCACATGTAAAGTTCCATCTTATGTAATTCTTATTGCTTTTTCCTAGTGACAAAGTGCTCATTTCATGTGTAGGTCTACTTCACAGTTTATGAGCATCTAAAAGGCCTACTCCAGTCACATGGTTTGTGTTTTCTGGGGTCATTTACTTGACAAATATGTGTTTGCATTCTCTTGGTTTTTTATGAGACAGATTGTTGATCTAGTCAGTTACAAATGTTTCTAGTTaagatgattgattgtattGGCTGGCTGTTGTGAATTCTTTTTTGACTTATTGTTCCCATATTGTAGTGGATAGCACAAATCAACTCACTATTGGAGCAAATATGATAGCTGCTGCTGGTGCTGGGGCTGCCACTTCTATCACCACAAATCCATTGTGGGTTGTTAAGACCAGACTGCAAGTAAGTTGGCTATGCTTATGTTTATAAGTTTCTATGAGTATATAAACAGCAATATCTGTGTCTGAGTCTCATATTTTGCTTGGCTAAATGCTTTATTCATGAGCACTTCTCTTAAACTTGTTTTGTTCCCTTTAACTGACATACTTTCAAAAGTTGTCTggcttcttttcatttttgaaatgAGAAGAACAGAAACTCCTACCAGACGTTAGTGAGAGGATTATTTGCCCATCAGAAAAGCTGATAATTTTGATTATGATGTGATTTCAGAAGAAAGTTGTTTGTAGTGgagaaaaagatgttgatgGGCAGAATCTTTTGTTAGTCAAAACAGCTCAGCCAATAGACGACTTTATCTAAGGATAACAGTTAGATTTTATTAAGTTATTCTTTGCTGTGACATAAATttcacatgcatgcaagaatgttTGCAGTCGTTTCTGAAGTGGGTGTAGTATTGCTGCTGCATGTTATATCACTGTTGACAACATTTCCGTACTTGTGAAGCCTCCTtggaaaacataaattttttttgcttcAAAATCTCACAAACTTTTGTATCCTTTTTGAATCCATGTACCTCACATAAAGTTTTAGCAGGAAACATATcacacattatttttttgtatcaGTAAAACAGaaactttattaatgagaataggcagagcccaagtacacgagacatatacaagagcaacacctatgtGTGATTatctaaagatacaaggaaattaTGAATGCTCATGCCATCAAAATTTATTATGTATACATTGTAAAGGGTAAATGAATTTCTAATATGAGAAGCAAACATAAAAGCTTACATTGGCTGCTTTAAGTTCTATACTCCTATTTTAGGAGGAAGGCTTCTTCTGAATTTTCCAGGTTGAGATCTCAGGAAGGCCAAGAATGGAATTTATCTTTTTGCCTATATAATGACTTGAGATTGATTAAATGCGATAGTAGCATTGTCCTTGGCTGGTAAGATTTCCATGTACAGCTTATGTTACCATATCCCACCCTTGTACCGCCTAAGCCTAGAAATGGGGTCTCAAAATGGGTGATGGCATTATGCCTTAagaatatgttttttgtttagATCTTGAATTGTAGACATCACCTGATGGTTCCTTGCTTGAATAACTGGTTCAGAATATGTTTCTTCTTTGATATGTTTATAATCTGAAATGAGGATATGACAACTAATAACCATGGTTATTTACATCTCATTTTGTTGTTACATTTCATGGTGGTGTATGTGTTGTTttgtatattcatttattttcatcttcatacAGACACAGGGAATGAGGCAGGGCATCGTTCCCTACAAAAGTATGCTTTCTGCTTTGACAAGGATTGCACATGAGGAAGGCATTCGAGGGCTGTATAGGTAAATAGTCCTTGATTTGATATTAGTATGTGAGCTTGGACATTTTTTGTATCTGAGATGCGATCTTTTAACCATTTAAAAGTAGATTTGATAATTCACTCAGATGGCTAGGGCTTTCATTTCAGTTGGTTATATATAAGAATTGGTTAGAATGGCTGGGACCCATTTGcagatcttcaaatatttttctaagttgtgatgatatttttgtggTTTGAAACAGTGGCATTGTTCCTTCATTGGCTGGGATAAGTCATGTTGCAATTCAATTTCCTGCATATGAAAAGATCAAGTGTTATATGGCAAGAAGGAGTAATAATGATTTCTTGATTTCTTTAACTGGTTTCATATAGTAAATCTTATGTTTTCTTGACATCTGTTTTGATgattatataactttttaatttccaGGTAACACAACTGTTGATAAGTTGAGTCCTGGAAGTGTTGCTGTTGCTTCATCGGTTGCAAAAGTGATTGCCTCTGTGATGACCTATCCACATGAGGTATATATGACTAGAATCTTCTTTTTTGTGAACTACAATTAATGGCCAATCGTCCTTTTCAGTTCTCTCATGTTTTGCCTTTGTTGTCATGCTCGAAATTTGACTAATCAGGTAGTGCGATCCCGGCTGCAAGAGCAAGGGCTGGCCAGAAACAATGGAGTCCGATATGAAGGGGTTATCGATTGTATTAGGAAGGTGTTCCAAAAGGAAGGCTTTCCTGGTTTTTACCGCGGTTGTGCTACTAATCTGTTGAGAACAACTCCGTCTGCAGTCATTACGTTTACCAGTTATGAGATGATACATCGATTCTTGGAGCAGGTTATACCTCCAGACAAGGAGCATTCATAAGCGCACCAAAAGCCTGTGACGTGCATGTCAAGCCTCAGTCAGGAAAGGATGCAATGGGGGGTAACTTGACATCCAACATCCGGCAATCATAGAACTCAATTTGCTGAGAGTAGCTAACAGCAAGATAGTGATTCACTAAATTTTTGTCCTGTGATCGGATAGggaaatatttttgtgaaaataaatctaatttgtttggttggggaaaatatttttctgaattattttttttaatgtgtaagTCAATAGAggcaattgcatttttttttttataaaacaatatcatttgggttgtagtatatagttaggacatctgatctctctctctctctccctgggATTCGGAACTTTTATCATTTGAATTGGGTCTGTCTAGGAAATGAAGCATGTAATAGCATTAGTAGATTGCGATTTTGTAATTTATGAAGTTGGGTAAAGGTAATAAAGTTTGATTGGATGCGCAGGAACCATCTCTTTAAGTATTAATCGTGGAAAGAAAGTCTTCTGGGAACCCTTTTAAATTCTTGTTAATCATGTTCTAGTTTTTGTACTATTCCTGAACGCTTCGAGTGCTCGCACCCACTGGTTCTGCCTTTTATGAAGTGGACGAGACGGTTTCCCTTGTGCCACGGTCTCTGCAAAACCGTCTCAGTCCAAACGCACTTTCACTTTTCTCATTTTAGATGTTTTTGCTTTTGGCCCCAAACAAAAAGAGGTCGGATTGGAACATATCaaataaagcaaaaaagaaGGGATTAAAAGCAGCTGTCCATTCAACATGACATGTTCCACAAACAATACGCTTGTaatacttttttgttttcaaatatagaataagtcatttaaatataTGTTCAATTTTTGGCTTTCATAAGTTTGGACTTGCATATTCCTATTGCTATCATGACCTCTTTAGGGGCTGGATATAGTTGTTATAAAATTGTTAGAATCTAAACATGGATGGTAAAATTGGAGTATTGGAGTATCATTATTCTTCTCAGGGTGATAGATCTtgttatttcaataaaatgaatGGTGTGTGTTAACGTCTTGTTTCGTACACCTGAGCCTGGTTCCAACAACTCGAGATGAGGTCCTCTTATCTGCACACAAGAGAAAGCAAAGGTGGCTCGGTGGAGTCTAGGAagcctctgatgccaaagtcaatCGATTGTATTAGTAAGTTGTGTAGGAATTCAAGAGTTCAGAGAGAGACATTTGTACCTAGAGGACAACTTTTATACGAGGTTTTGTGAAGGACTTCCCATACTCTATGCCAGGGGGTTCACGTCACCCCCCACTTTAGCTCAATCAAGATCTTTTAATGTGGCATGGAGCCTGAGGTAgcgccattaatgtggcgtagCTTCTCGAGTGGCATTTTGCCGGTAGATGATCGGTATTATTATTCTCATACTCTTTTTCAGAGAATGAAGGGCTACTCAGTACTCACATGTCCTACCTGTGTGTCGgtacatatattttattgctAGGTGCCACAAGAGACGTTAGGGGTGGCAAGTCTCGTCTATCCTTGTCGGCCAATTTCCCCGTGCTATGCTTCCCTCTTTGGCTGGTATAATTTATGGGCCAGACTCCTTAGGTGGCATTTAGGGCCTTTCGGAGGATAAGGATAAGGTCAGGATGGGCCCTGATGCCTTATCCAGGCTTGACCCATGGGCCGGTAGAGAATTCTTCCTTCTAGTGTATTTTGTACactttcaaatagaatttttctattcgaaaaataacttcatataatatatttttcataattttaggGCCCTTTAATATGGACTTTGTATATGAGGAAAAACAAAGATCACATCAAAGTAACACAATATAATGGATTAACAAAATTCTGTGAATAATGGTCACGGGACGAAATTCCATTGGAAATGGAGACACCCTTCGCatcacatttcatttcatttcatttcatttgtaaGCAATATTCcccaaattaataaattattattactcaGACTCGGGAATAGAATCAAGCACAGGACGCCAAGCCTTTCTCAACAACGACCTGTACCGAAAACCGGTCCAGGCCGGCCTTGGCGACCCCGGTCCCGCTTTCCAATTATCCAACCCGCCGCCAACTAAACTTCCGCTCCCAACTAAACCAACGGTCGTCCCTTCCTTTGTCTCTTCGACCGGCGAAGACGACACGAACAGGTCCTTCAGAGTGAAACGTCCCTGCGCCTCCCCCAAGTTCTTCTCCTTCTGCTTCCCCGGCAACCGACTCGACGGGATTACTGGTGGTGCCGGTGGGTCTCCCTGGCTTGGAGAGCGGCGGGTGGAGGTCCGGCTGAGGAGCATCCGCAGGGTGGTCTTGCGGCGACGGAAGTGGACCACCGGGCTTGTCCTCGGGCTCCGCGTAGGGCTGGGAGCCACGCCGCACTGCGTCGCCAGCAGCTTGAATCTCTGAAGCGTTGCCATTTCTCCAGGTTCTTCCGCTCTTCCCTCACACCTCTGTTGTCTTGTCTCTCTTTCTTAAGCTTACTGAATTCCAGtgggtttgaatt encodes:
- the LOC121254748 gene encoding uncharacterized protein LOC121254748, giving the protein MATLQRFKLLATQCGVAPSPTRSPRTSPVVHFRRRKTTLRMLLSRTSTRRSPSQGDPPAPPVIPSSRLPGKQKEKNLGEAQGRFTLKDLFVSSSPVEETKEGTTVGLVGSGSLVGGGLDNWKAGPGSPRPAWTGFRYRSLLRKAWRPVLDSIPESE
- the LOC121254747 gene encoding nicotinamide adenine dinucleotide transporter 2, mitochondrial — translated: MTVPRESSHGFRDGGVPTIRDLICHAGSGASAGAIAATFMCPLDVIKTRLQVHGLPPGHRGSVIVTSLKDILRTEGFRGLYRGLSPTIVALLPNWAVYFTVYEHLKGLLQSHVDSTNQLTIGANMIAAAGAGAATSITTNPLWVVKTRLQTQGMRQGIVPYKSMLSALTRIAHEEGIRGLYSGIVPSLAGISHVAIQFPAYEKIKCYMARRSNTTVDKLSPGSVAVASSVAKVIASVMTYPHEVVRSRLQEQGLARNNGVRYEGVIDCIRKVFQKEGFPGFYRGCATNLLRTTPSAVITFTSYEMIHRFLEQVIPPDKEHS